In Carya illinoinensis cultivar Pawnee chromosome 6, C.illinoinensisPawnee_v1, whole genome shotgun sequence, a single genomic region encodes these proteins:
- the LOC122312859 gene encoding PH, RCC1 and FYVE domains-containing protein 1-like isoform X4, translating into MADTQRGGLAEKDIEQAIAALKKGARLLKYGRRGKPKFCPFQLSDDESILMWYSGKEEKQLKLSHVSRIIPGQRTAIFQRYPQPEKEYQSFSLICNDRSLDLICKDKDEAEVWFIGFKALISRGNYQKRRSDSRCDIVSSDSPHARTKRNSPSIAPFDSGDSEGVPSENFPPTTLGKAFGDIISYTAATKEYYRAESFAKSTFLLASVDNTNGQSSVAETSRASLSSVVSSSSHGSVYDDFGALGDVFIWGEGVANGMLGGGVHRVGSSYSCMMDALLPKALESKVVLDVHNIACGGRHAVLVTKQGEIFSWGEESGGRLGHGLEADVSHPKLIDALNGVNIEFVACGENHTCAVTISGELYTWGDGTCNSGLLGLRSEVSHWIPKKVSGLKDDIHVSHIACGPWHTAFVTSAGQLFTFGDGSFGSLGHGDQSSTSIPREVETLKGQRSTKVACGVWHTAAVVELKNKSSISECSSHSSFGNLFTWGDGDKGRLGHGDEEPKLLPECVTALTNESICQVACGHNLTVVLTTLGQVFTMGSTAYGQLGSPVADGKVPSRIEDKIADSFIDEIACGSYHVAVLTSETEVYTWGKGSNGQLGHGDYDHRNTPTLVHYLKDKQVKSVVCGSNFTAVVCLHKWVSGADHSVCSGCHNAFGFRRKRHNCYNCGLVFCKACSSRKSLKASLAPNLNKPYRVCDVCYTKLKKAMESGFPQKIPKPKSVNMSHKYNEMNDKESQGPKLSTALSRMSSFGLCIQWESKHSKPNMKVELHDSRIFPTVNGKLLFSGVCSSKASRSLVGTSKGVLSISLPDSREAGTASQSISSVSENSSPAQFSEEIIGYSKNRNDILSQEIILRAQVEDLTSKSQHLKAELDRTTKQLEEVTAIAVNEAEKCKSANDVVESLTAQPETFHSRTSREVVG; encoded by the exons ATGGCTGATACACAGAGAGGTGGTCTCGCCGAGAAGGACATCGAGCAG GCCATTGCAGCACTTAAAAAAGGGGCACGCCTACTAAAGTATGGACGCAGGGGGAAGCCAAAATTCTGCCCATTTCAGCTTTCTGAT GATGAGTCTATATTGATGTGGTACtctggaaaagaagagaaacaaCTTAAATTAAGTCATGTTTCAAGGATTATTCCTGGACAGCGCACT GCAATCTTTCAGCGGTATCCTCAGCCTGAAAAGGAATATCAATCATTTTCACTTATATGCAATGATAGGTCCTTGGATTTG ATTTGTAAAGACAAGGACGAAGCTGAAGTATGGTTTATTGGTTTTAAGGCATTGATTAGTCGAGGGAACTACCAAAAACGGAGAAGTGATTCAAGATGTGATATTGTATCATCAGATAGTCCACATGCTCGTACAAAAAGAAATTCTCCATCTATTGCACCATTT GATTCAGGAGATAGTGAAGGGGTTCCTTCTGAGAATTTTCCACCAACTACATTGGGAAAGGCATTTGGTGACATAATATCATATACAGCTGCCACTAAGGAATACTATCGTGCTGAATCATTTGCCAAATCCACATTTTTATTGGCATCTGTAGACAACACAAATGGTCAAAGCTCTGTAGCAGAGACATCTCGAGCTAGTTTATCTAGTGTTGTGAGCTCATCGAGCCATGGATCTGTTTATGATGATTTTGGTGCCTTAGGTGATGTTTTCATTTGGGGAGAAGGTGTTGCTAATGGAATGCTTGGCGGTGGTGTGCATAGAGTTGGGAGTTCATATAGTTGCATGATGGATGCCCTTCTCCCCAAGGCATTGGAATCAAAAGTAGTTCTAGATGTTCATAATATTGCTTGTGGTGGCAGACATGCTGTGCTAGTCACAAAACAAGGGGAGATCTTTAGTTGGGGAGAGGAGTCAGGGGGCAGGCTTGGGCATGGTTTAGAAGCAGATGTTTCCCACCCAAAGCTCATTGATGCTCTTAATGGTGTGAACATTGAATTTGTAGCATGTGGGGAGAATCACACTTGTGCTGTAACAATTTCAGGGGAACTTTATACATGGGGTGATGGCACTTGCAACTCTGGGCTGCTTGGGCTCAGGAGTGAAGTTAGTCATTGGATTCCTAAAAAAGTAAGTGGTCTCAAAGATGATATACATGTATCACATATCGCTTGCGGACCTTGGCATACAGCTTTTGTGACATCGGCTGGTCAATTGTTTACATTTGGAGATGGATCTTTTGGTTCCCTAGGCCATGGAGATCAAAGTAGCACAAGTATTCCCCGGGAAGTGGAAACTTTGAAAGGACAACGAAGTACTAAGGTTGCTTGTGGTGTTTGGCACACTGCTGCAGTTGTTGAACTAAAAAATAAGTCATCCATTTCTGAATGTTCTAGTCACTCTTCATTTGGAAATCTGTTCACCTGGGGGGATGGAGATAAAGGTCGACTTGGACATGGTGACGAAGAACCTAAACTACTTCCTGAGTGTGTAACTGCATTAACTAATGAAAGTATTTGTCAAGTAGCCTGTGGTCATAATCTCACAGTTGTTCTGACAACCTTAGGGCAAGTATTCACAATGGGTAGTACTGCATATGGACAGTTGGGAAGTCCGGTGGCTGATGGAAAAGTTCCCAGTCGCATAGAAGATAAAATTGCTGATAGTTTTATTGATGAGATTGCTTGTGGTTCATATCATGTTGCAGTTCTAACTTCTGAAACAGAGGTTTATACTTGGGGAAAGGGATCAAATGGACAATTAGGCCACGGTGACTATGATCATAGAAATACACCTACACTTGTCCATTATTTAAAGGATAAGCAAGTAAAGAGTGTAGTGTGTGGTTCAAACTTTACAGCTGTTGTATGTCTTCATAAATGGGTATCTGGTGCTGACCATTCTGTATGCTCTGGTTGTCATAATGCTTTTGGCTTCAGAAGAAAACGTCACAACTGTTACAATTGTGGGTTAGTCTTTTGCAAAGCATGCAGTAGCAGGAAATCCTTGAAAGCTTCTTTAGCTCCTAATTTAAACAAGCCATATCGAGTGTGTGATGTTTGTTATACAAAACTGAAGAAGGCCATGGAATCTGGTTTTCCTCAAAAAATTCCTAAACCCAAAAGTGTAAATATGTCTcacaaatataatgaaatgaACGATAAAGAGAGTCAAGGTCCTAAACTATCAACTGCACTCTCCAGAATGTCATCTTTTGGCTTATGCATTCAATGGGAAAGTAAGCATTCAAAGCCCAACATGAAAGTGGAATTGCATGATAGCCGTATCTTCCCCACTGTGAATGGAAAACTTCTGTTCAGTGGCGTGTGCTCTTCAAAAGCATCACGTTCTCTTGTTGGAACTTCAAAGGGAGTGTTATCAATTTCCCTCCCTGACTCTAGAGAAGCAGGCACAGCTTCTCAATCAATATCTTCTGTTTCAGAAAATTCAAGCCCAGCTCAGTTTTCTGAAGAAATTATTGGCTATTCCAAAAATAGAAACGATATTTTAAGTCAAGAAATCATCTTAAGGGCCCAG GTGGAAGATCTTACGAGCAAATCCCAACACCTTAAAGCTGAACTTGATAGAACAACAAAACAGTTGGAAGAGGTCACTGCCATTGCAGTAAATGAAGCTGAAAAATGCAAATCTGCAAATGATGTTGTTGAGTCTCTTACTGCTCAG
- the LOC122312859 gene encoding PH, RCC1 and FYVE domains-containing protein 1-like isoform X2, whose product MADTQRGGLAEKDIEQAIAALKKGARLLKYGRRGKPKFCPFQLSDDESILMWYSGKEEKQLKLSHVSRIIPGQRTAIFQRYPQPEKEYQSFSLICNDRSLDLICKDKDEAEVWFIGFKALISRGNYQKRRSDSRCDIVSSDSPHARTKRNSPSIAPFDSGDSEGVPSENFPPTTLGKAFGDIISYTAATKEYYRAESFAKSTFLLASVDNTNGQSSVAETSRASLSSVVSSSSHGSVYDDFGALGDVFIWGEGVANGMLGGGVHRVGSSYSCMMDALLPKALESKVVLDVHNIACGGRHAVLVTKQGEIFSWGEESGGRLGHGLEADVSHPKLIDALNGVNIEFVACGENHTCAVTISGELYTWGDGTCNSGLLGLRSEVSHWIPKKVSGLKDDIHVSHIACGPWHTAFVTSAGQLFTFGDGSFGSLGHGDQSSTSIPREVETLKGQRSTKVACGVWHTAAVVELKNKSSISECSSHSSFGNLFTWGDGDKGRLGHGDEEPKLLPECVTALTNESICQVACGHNLTVVLTTLGQVFTMGSTAYGQLGSPVADGKVPSRIEDKIADSFIDEIACGSYHVAVLTSETEVYTWGKGSNGQLGHGDYDHRNTPTLVHYLKDKQVKSVVCGSNFTAVVCLHKWVSGADHSVCSGCHNAFGFRRKRHNCYNCGLVFCKACSSRKSLKASLAPNLNKPYRVCDVCYTKLKKAMESGFPQKIPKPKSVNMSHKYNEMNDKESQGPKLSTALSRMSSFGLCIQWESKHSKPNMKVELHDSRIFPTVNGKLLFSGVCSSKASRSLVGTSKGVLSISLPDSREAGTASQSISSVSENSSPAQFSEEIIGYSKNRNDILSQEIILRAQVEDLTSKSQHLKAELDRTTKQLEEVTAIAVNEAEKCKSANDVVESLTAQVQHMMLWACVEKLVTLI is encoded by the exons ATGGCTGATACACAGAGAGGTGGTCTCGCCGAGAAGGACATCGAGCAG GCCATTGCAGCACTTAAAAAAGGGGCACGCCTACTAAAGTATGGACGCAGGGGGAAGCCAAAATTCTGCCCATTTCAGCTTTCTGAT GATGAGTCTATATTGATGTGGTACtctggaaaagaagagaaacaaCTTAAATTAAGTCATGTTTCAAGGATTATTCCTGGACAGCGCACT GCAATCTTTCAGCGGTATCCTCAGCCTGAAAAGGAATATCAATCATTTTCACTTATATGCAATGATAGGTCCTTGGATTTG ATTTGTAAAGACAAGGACGAAGCTGAAGTATGGTTTATTGGTTTTAAGGCATTGATTAGTCGAGGGAACTACCAAAAACGGAGAAGTGATTCAAGATGTGATATTGTATCATCAGATAGTCCACATGCTCGTACAAAAAGAAATTCTCCATCTATTGCACCATTT GATTCAGGAGATAGTGAAGGGGTTCCTTCTGAGAATTTTCCACCAACTACATTGGGAAAGGCATTTGGTGACATAATATCATATACAGCTGCCACTAAGGAATACTATCGTGCTGAATCATTTGCCAAATCCACATTTTTATTGGCATCTGTAGACAACACAAATGGTCAAAGCTCTGTAGCAGAGACATCTCGAGCTAGTTTATCTAGTGTTGTGAGCTCATCGAGCCATGGATCTGTTTATGATGATTTTGGTGCCTTAGGTGATGTTTTCATTTGGGGAGAAGGTGTTGCTAATGGAATGCTTGGCGGTGGTGTGCATAGAGTTGGGAGTTCATATAGTTGCATGATGGATGCCCTTCTCCCCAAGGCATTGGAATCAAAAGTAGTTCTAGATGTTCATAATATTGCTTGTGGTGGCAGACATGCTGTGCTAGTCACAAAACAAGGGGAGATCTTTAGTTGGGGAGAGGAGTCAGGGGGCAGGCTTGGGCATGGTTTAGAAGCAGATGTTTCCCACCCAAAGCTCATTGATGCTCTTAATGGTGTGAACATTGAATTTGTAGCATGTGGGGAGAATCACACTTGTGCTGTAACAATTTCAGGGGAACTTTATACATGGGGTGATGGCACTTGCAACTCTGGGCTGCTTGGGCTCAGGAGTGAAGTTAGTCATTGGATTCCTAAAAAAGTAAGTGGTCTCAAAGATGATATACATGTATCACATATCGCTTGCGGACCTTGGCATACAGCTTTTGTGACATCGGCTGGTCAATTGTTTACATTTGGAGATGGATCTTTTGGTTCCCTAGGCCATGGAGATCAAAGTAGCACAAGTATTCCCCGGGAAGTGGAAACTTTGAAAGGACAACGAAGTACTAAGGTTGCTTGTGGTGTTTGGCACACTGCTGCAGTTGTTGAACTAAAAAATAAGTCATCCATTTCTGAATGTTCTAGTCACTCTTCATTTGGAAATCTGTTCACCTGGGGGGATGGAGATAAAGGTCGACTTGGACATGGTGACGAAGAACCTAAACTACTTCCTGAGTGTGTAACTGCATTAACTAATGAAAGTATTTGTCAAGTAGCCTGTGGTCATAATCTCACAGTTGTTCTGACAACCTTAGGGCAAGTATTCACAATGGGTAGTACTGCATATGGACAGTTGGGAAGTCCGGTGGCTGATGGAAAAGTTCCCAGTCGCATAGAAGATAAAATTGCTGATAGTTTTATTGATGAGATTGCTTGTGGTTCATATCATGTTGCAGTTCTAACTTCTGAAACAGAGGTTTATACTTGGGGAAAGGGATCAAATGGACAATTAGGCCACGGTGACTATGATCATAGAAATACACCTACACTTGTCCATTATTTAAAGGATAAGCAAGTAAAGAGTGTAGTGTGTGGTTCAAACTTTACAGCTGTTGTATGTCTTCATAAATGGGTATCTGGTGCTGACCATTCTGTATGCTCTGGTTGTCATAATGCTTTTGGCTTCAGAAGAAAACGTCACAACTGTTACAATTGTGGGTTAGTCTTTTGCAAAGCATGCAGTAGCAGGAAATCCTTGAAAGCTTCTTTAGCTCCTAATTTAAACAAGCCATATCGAGTGTGTGATGTTTGTTATACAAAACTGAAGAAGGCCATGGAATCTGGTTTTCCTCAAAAAATTCCTAAACCCAAAAGTGTAAATATGTCTcacaaatataatgaaatgaACGATAAAGAGAGTCAAGGTCCTAAACTATCAACTGCACTCTCCAGAATGTCATCTTTTGGCTTATGCATTCAATGGGAAAGTAAGCATTCAAAGCCCAACATGAAAGTGGAATTGCATGATAGCCGTATCTTCCCCACTGTGAATGGAAAACTTCTGTTCAGTGGCGTGTGCTCTTCAAAAGCATCACGTTCTCTTGTTGGAACTTCAAAGGGAGTGTTATCAATTTCCCTCCCTGACTCTAGAGAAGCAGGCACAGCTTCTCAATCAATATCTTCTGTTTCAGAAAATTCAAGCCCAGCTCAGTTTTCTGAAGAAATTATTGGCTATTCCAAAAATAGAAACGATATTTTAAGTCAAGAAATCATCTTAAGGGCCCAG GTGGAAGATCTTACGAGCAAATCCCAACACCTTAAAGCTGAACTTGATAGAACAACAAAACAGTTGGAAGAGGTCACTGCCATTGCAGTAAATGAAGCTGAAAAATGCAAATCTGCAAATGATGTTGTTGAGTCTCTTACTGCTCAG
- the LOC122312859 gene encoding PH, RCC1 and FYVE domains-containing protein 1-like isoform X3, translated as MADTQRGGLAEKDIEQAIAALKKGARLLKYGRRGKPKFCPFQLSDDESILMWYSGKEEKQLKLSHVSRIIPGQRTAIFQRYPQPEKEYQSFSLICNDRSLDLICKDKDEAEVWFIGFKALISRGNYQKRRSDSRCDIVSSDSPHARTKRNSPSIAPFDSGDSEGVPSENFPPTTLGKAFGDIISYTAATKEYYRAESFAKSTFLLASVDNTNGQSSVAETSRASLSSVVSSSSHGSVYDDFGALGDVFIWGEGVANGMLGGGVHRVGSSYSCMMDALLPKALESKVVLDVHNIACGGRHAVLVTKQGEIFSWGEESGGRLGHGLEADVSHPKLIDALNGVNIEFVACGENHTCAVTISGELYTWGDGTCNSGLLGLRSEVSHWIPKKVSGLKDDIHVSHIACGPWHTAFVTSAGQLFTFGDGSFGSLGHGDQSSTSIPREVETLKGQRSTKVACGVWHTAAVVELKNKSSISECSSHSSFGNLFTWGDGDKGRLGHGDEEPKLLPECVTALTNESICQVACGHNLTVVLTTLGQVFTMGSTAYGQLGSPVADGKVPSRIEDKIADSFIDEIACGSYHVAVLTSETEVYTWGKGSNGQLGHGDYDHRNTPTLVHYLKDKQVKSVVCGSNFTAVVCLHKWVSGADHSVCSGCHNAFGFRRKRHNCYNCGLVFCKACSSRKSLKASLAPNLNKPYRVCDVCYTKLKKAMESGFPQKIPKPKSVNMSHKYNEMNDKESQGPKLSTALSRMSSFGLCIQWESKHSKPNMKVELHDSRIFPTVNGKLLFSGVCSSKASRSLVGTSKGVLSISLPDSREAGTASQSISSVSENSSPAQFSEEIIGYSKNRNDILSQEIILRAQVEDLTSKSQHLKAELDRTTKQLEEVTAIAVNEAEKCKSANDVVESLTAQHMMLWACVEKLVTLI; from the exons ATGGCTGATACACAGAGAGGTGGTCTCGCCGAGAAGGACATCGAGCAG GCCATTGCAGCACTTAAAAAAGGGGCACGCCTACTAAAGTATGGACGCAGGGGGAAGCCAAAATTCTGCCCATTTCAGCTTTCTGAT GATGAGTCTATATTGATGTGGTACtctggaaaagaagagaaacaaCTTAAATTAAGTCATGTTTCAAGGATTATTCCTGGACAGCGCACT GCAATCTTTCAGCGGTATCCTCAGCCTGAAAAGGAATATCAATCATTTTCACTTATATGCAATGATAGGTCCTTGGATTTG ATTTGTAAAGACAAGGACGAAGCTGAAGTATGGTTTATTGGTTTTAAGGCATTGATTAGTCGAGGGAACTACCAAAAACGGAGAAGTGATTCAAGATGTGATATTGTATCATCAGATAGTCCACATGCTCGTACAAAAAGAAATTCTCCATCTATTGCACCATTT GATTCAGGAGATAGTGAAGGGGTTCCTTCTGAGAATTTTCCACCAACTACATTGGGAAAGGCATTTGGTGACATAATATCATATACAGCTGCCACTAAGGAATACTATCGTGCTGAATCATTTGCCAAATCCACATTTTTATTGGCATCTGTAGACAACACAAATGGTCAAAGCTCTGTAGCAGAGACATCTCGAGCTAGTTTATCTAGTGTTGTGAGCTCATCGAGCCATGGATCTGTTTATGATGATTTTGGTGCCTTAGGTGATGTTTTCATTTGGGGAGAAGGTGTTGCTAATGGAATGCTTGGCGGTGGTGTGCATAGAGTTGGGAGTTCATATAGTTGCATGATGGATGCCCTTCTCCCCAAGGCATTGGAATCAAAAGTAGTTCTAGATGTTCATAATATTGCTTGTGGTGGCAGACATGCTGTGCTAGTCACAAAACAAGGGGAGATCTTTAGTTGGGGAGAGGAGTCAGGGGGCAGGCTTGGGCATGGTTTAGAAGCAGATGTTTCCCACCCAAAGCTCATTGATGCTCTTAATGGTGTGAACATTGAATTTGTAGCATGTGGGGAGAATCACACTTGTGCTGTAACAATTTCAGGGGAACTTTATACATGGGGTGATGGCACTTGCAACTCTGGGCTGCTTGGGCTCAGGAGTGAAGTTAGTCATTGGATTCCTAAAAAAGTAAGTGGTCTCAAAGATGATATACATGTATCACATATCGCTTGCGGACCTTGGCATACAGCTTTTGTGACATCGGCTGGTCAATTGTTTACATTTGGAGATGGATCTTTTGGTTCCCTAGGCCATGGAGATCAAAGTAGCACAAGTATTCCCCGGGAAGTGGAAACTTTGAAAGGACAACGAAGTACTAAGGTTGCTTGTGGTGTTTGGCACACTGCTGCAGTTGTTGAACTAAAAAATAAGTCATCCATTTCTGAATGTTCTAGTCACTCTTCATTTGGAAATCTGTTCACCTGGGGGGATGGAGATAAAGGTCGACTTGGACATGGTGACGAAGAACCTAAACTACTTCCTGAGTGTGTAACTGCATTAACTAATGAAAGTATTTGTCAAGTAGCCTGTGGTCATAATCTCACAGTTGTTCTGACAACCTTAGGGCAAGTATTCACAATGGGTAGTACTGCATATGGACAGTTGGGAAGTCCGGTGGCTGATGGAAAAGTTCCCAGTCGCATAGAAGATAAAATTGCTGATAGTTTTATTGATGAGATTGCTTGTGGTTCATATCATGTTGCAGTTCTAACTTCTGAAACAGAGGTTTATACTTGGGGAAAGGGATCAAATGGACAATTAGGCCACGGTGACTATGATCATAGAAATACACCTACACTTGTCCATTATTTAAAGGATAAGCAAGTAAAGAGTGTAGTGTGTGGTTCAAACTTTACAGCTGTTGTATGTCTTCATAAATGGGTATCTGGTGCTGACCATTCTGTATGCTCTGGTTGTCATAATGCTTTTGGCTTCAGAAGAAAACGTCACAACTGTTACAATTGTGGGTTAGTCTTTTGCAAAGCATGCAGTAGCAGGAAATCCTTGAAAGCTTCTTTAGCTCCTAATTTAAACAAGCCATATCGAGTGTGTGATGTTTGTTATACAAAACTGAAGAAGGCCATGGAATCTGGTTTTCCTCAAAAAATTCCTAAACCCAAAAGTGTAAATATGTCTcacaaatataatgaaatgaACGATAAAGAGAGTCAAGGTCCTAAACTATCAACTGCACTCTCCAGAATGTCATCTTTTGGCTTATGCATTCAATGGGAAAGTAAGCATTCAAAGCCCAACATGAAAGTGGAATTGCATGATAGCCGTATCTTCCCCACTGTGAATGGAAAACTTCTGTTCAGTGGCGTGTGCTCTTCAAAAGCATCACGTTCTCTTGTTGGAACTTCAAAGGGAGTGTTATCAATTTCCCTCCCTGACTCTAGAGAAGCAGGCACAGCTTCTCAATCAATATCTTCTGTTTCAGAAAATTCAAGCCCAGCTCAGTTTTCTGAAGAAATTATTGGCTATTCCAAAAATAGAAACGATATTTTAAGTCAAGAAATCATCTTAAGGGCCCAG GTGGAAGATCTTACGAGCAAATCCCAACACCTTAAAGCTGAACTTGATAGAACAACAAAACAGTTGGAAGAGGTCACTGCCATTGCAGTAAATGAAGCTGAAAAATGCAAATCTGCAAATGATGTTGTTGAGTCTCTTACTGCTCAG